One Pecten maximus chromosome 7, xPecMax1.1, whole genome shotgun sequence genomic window carries:
- the LOC117331545 gene encoding probable serine/threonine-protein kinase PLK isoform X2: protein MDDQCAIQYERSLGKGAYGSVFLIRNELNDERYALKRIDFQGNEEECVQARREAEILSKLNHVNVLKYIESFEDEDTLNIVTEFCEGGDLEDYLRERKGRQLAEQHIILWIHQVISGLQYIHEKKILHRDLKTKNLFLTECLNIKVGDLGIAKVLEGEAAKAMTFVGTLTYMSPEQFQHQPYNHKADIWSFGCCAYEMTAMRRAFNKPALFHNVQDIQNGKLPEFPSGYTSSLEELVFSMMRTDPKQRPSASKLLKDRLLQDATSWKIQDVVVLSEMETKGKPNKSARLRRRKGVAQGKYAKPEIRMSMSWKDVKMEIDKHEQEMLSNVIDKLAQVTLRNNASECDDDTMRVNESEENDGTMRVNRTGTSDYDNTMKVIQRDTGGYDDTMRVNRTYTGDYDDTMRVNRTYTGDYDDTMRVKQTYTGDNNDTMRVNDTGTWGYDETLQENESNDYGDTFVTARSGNDTMKTYLSDDTEEYYDASQSLTSAVATELETLLHTSPESLSSLKINMVSKDSLESQGPGGNTLKGVEDKVLASLDDTIDFSRNPIAAARSVVEGFKRNLTPFDGVDETEAAPVQTTSPERGKKKRKKAGFLAKKVERKKSETTSPVGSLTFSDLEKYTPPVDLVTLYTHAQKATYKNVKEGVDTPVPDTVPKEEEEEEPVVMRPKRARSRRSGYVPFDRRKTTDSIRGILAIMSVPENKDICNDPAAMLRGEIINDLGKDVLDKCLDLMSSIQDDNILQVVLQDLIGPRKYEEYKMHLFLLRMFELNSIASY, encoded by the exons ATGGATGACCAATGTGCAATCCAATATGAAAGATCACTGGGGAAAGGAGCGTATGGATCTGTATTTCTCATCAGGAACGAACTTAACGATGAACGG TATGCACTGAAAAGGATAGACTTCCAAGGTAATGAAGAAGAATGTGTACAAGCAAGAAGGGAGGCAGAGATTTTATCCAAACTGAATCATGTGAACGTTCTCAAGTACATTGAGTCTTTTGAAGATGAGGATACACTCAACATTGTTACGGAGTTTTGTGAAGGGGGAGACTTGGAGGACTACTTACGAGAAaggaaggggagacaacttgCAGAACAACACATCATTTTGTGGATTCACCAGGTTATATCTGGGCTACAG TACATTCATGAGAAAAAAATTTTGCACAGAGATTTAAAGACCAAAAATCTGTTCTTGACAGAATGTCTGAATATCAAAGTTGGAGATTTGGGTATTGCAAA AGTTTTGGAAGGTGAGGCAGCAAAGGCAATGACATTTGTGGGAACTCTGACCTATATGAGTCCTGAGCAGTTCCAGCATCAACCATACAACCACAAG GCTGACATATGGAGTTTCGGATGCTGTGCTTATGAGATGACCGCAATGCGCAGAGCCTTCAATAAACCTGCATTGTTTCATAATGTACAAGATATTCAGAATGGAAAG TTGCCAGAGTTTCCAAGTGGCTATACTTCATCATTGGAAGAGCTAGTGTTCTCTATGATGAGGACTGATCCAAAACAGCGCCCCAGTGCCAGCAAGTTGTTAAAGGACAGATTACTACAG GATGCTACAAGTTGGAAGATACAAGATGTGGTGGTTTTGTCTGAAATGGAGACAAAAGGAAAACCAAATAAATCAGCGAGATTACGGCGGAGGAAGGGAGTCGCTCAAGGAAAATATGCCAAACCTGAAATTCGAATGTCAATGTCTTGGAAAGATGTAAAGATGGAGATTGACAAGCATGAACAGGAGATGCTCAGTAATGTTATAGATAAACTAGCTCAGGTCACACTGAGAAACAATGCCAGTGAATGTGATGATGATACAATGAGAGTAAATGAAAGTGAGGAAAATGATGGAACTATGAGGGTCAATCGGACTGGTACCAGTGATTACGACAACACAATGAAAGTCATTCAAAGAGATACAGGTGGTTACGATGATACAATGAGAGTCAATCGGACATATACAGGTGATTACGATGATACAATGAGAGTCAATCGGACATATACAGGTGATTACGACGATACAATGAGAGTCAAACAGACATATACAGGTGATAACAATGATACAATGAGAGTCAATGATACTGGTACTTGGGGTTATGATGAAACCCTGCAAGAAAATGAAAGTAATGATTATGGAGATACGTTTGTTACAGCACGCTCAGGAAATGACACAATGAAAACTTATTTAAGTGATGACACTGAGGAATATTATGATGCATCACAAAGTTTAACATCCGCTGTAGCGACAGAATTGGAAACTCTTTTACATACAAGTCCTGAATCTTTATCCTCACTGAAAATAAACATGGTGTCGAAGGATTCACTAGAATCACAGGGACCTGGTGGCAATACTTTGAAAGGTGTAGAAGACAAAGTGTTAGCTAGTTTAGATGATACCATAGACTTCTCTAGAAATCCTATAGCAGCGGCCAGATCTGTTGTGGAAGGATTTAAGAGGAACCTTACTCCGTTTGATGGTGTTGATGAAACAGAGGCAgcaccagtacag ACGACCAGTCCTGAGAGGGGTAAGAAGAAGAGAAAGAAAGCAGGTTTCCTGGCCAAGAAAGTTG AGAGGAAGAAAAGCGAGACAACCTCCCCTGTTGGTAGTTTGACGTTTTCAGACTTGGAG AAATATACACCACCTGTTGACCTTGTGACCTTGTACACACATGCTCAGAAAGCCACGTACAAGAATGTCAAAGAAGGCGTTGACACCCCGGTACCTGATACAGTTCCAAAagaggaagaggaggaggaaCCTGTCGTAATGAG ACCCAAGCGTGCACGTTCTCGTCGCTCCGGTTATGTTCCTTTTGATCGAAGAAAGACAACAGATTCCATCAGAGGCATTCTGG CCATTATGAGTGTACCCGAGAATAAGGACATCTGTAATGACCCAGCTGCAATGCTTCGAGG GGAAATCATAAATGACCTGGGAAAGGATGTTCTGGATAAGTGTTTAGATCTCATGTCAAGTATTCAGGATGACAACATTCTACAG GTGGTGTTACAAGATTTGATTGGCCCTAGGAAATACGAGGAATACAAAATGCATTTGTTCCTGCTGAGGATGTTTGAATTAAATTCCATAGCTTCATATTAA
- the LOC117331545 gene encoding serine/threonine-protein kinase 3-like isoform X1 produces the protein MDDQCAIQYERSLGKGAYGSVFLIRNELNDERYALKRIDFQGNEEECVQARREAEILSKLNHVNVLKYIESFEDEDTLNIVTEFCEGGDLEDYLRERKGRQLAEQHIILWIHQVISGLQYIHEKKILHRDLKTKNLFLTECLNIKVGDLGIAKVLEGEAAKAMTFVGTLTYMSPEQFQHQPYNHKADIWSFGCCAYEMTAMRRAFNKPALFHNVQDIQNGKLPEFPSGYTSSLEELVFSMMRTDPKQRPSASKLLKDRLLQDATSWKIQDVVVLSEMETKGKPNKSARLRRRKGVAQGKYAKPEIRMSMSWKDVKMEIDKHEQEMLSNVIDKLAQVTLRNNASECDDDTMRVNESEENDGTMRVNRTGTSDYDNTMKVIQRDTGGYDDTMRVNRTYTGDYDDTMRVNRTYTGDYDDTMRVKQTYTGDNNDTMRVNDTGTWGYDETLQENESNDYGDTFVTARSGNDTMKTYLSDDTEEYYDASQSLTSAVATELETLLHTSPESLSSLKINMVSKDSLESQGPGGNTLKGVEDKVLASLDDTIDFSRNPIAAARSVVEGFKRNLTPFDGVDETEAAPVQTQTTSPERGKKKRKKAGFLAKKVERKKSETTSPVGSLTFSDLEKYTPPVDLVTLYTHAQKATYKNVKEGVDTPVPDTVPKEEEEEEPVVMRPKRARSRRSGYVPFDRRKTTDSIRGILAIMSVPENKDICNDPAAMLRGEIINDLGKDVLDKCLDLMSSIQDDNILQVVLQDLIGPRKYEEYKMHLFLLRMFELNSIASY, from the exons ATGGATGACCAATGTGCAATCCAATATGAAAGATCACTGGGGAAAGGAGCGTATGGATCTGTATTTCTCATCAGGAACGAACTTAACGATGAACGG TATGCACTGAAAAGGATAGACTTCCAAGGTAATGAAGAAGAATGTGTACAAGCAAGAAGGGAGGCAGAGATTTTATCCAAACTGAATCATGTGAACGTTCTCAAGTACATTGAGTCTTTTGAAGATGAGGATACACTCAACATTGTTACGGAGTTTTGTGAAGGGGGAGACTTGGAGGACTACTTACGAGAAaggaaggggagacaacttgCAGAACAACACATCATTTTGTGGATTCACCAGGTTATATCTGGGCTACAG TACATTCATGAGAAAAAAATTTTGCACAGAGATTTAAAGACCAAAAATCTGTTCTTGACAGAATGTCTGAATATCAAAGTTGGAGATTTGGGTATTGCAAA AGTTTTGGAAGGTGAGGCAGCAAAGGCAATGACATTTGTGGGAACTCTGACCTATATGAGTCCTGAGCAGTTCCAGCATCAACCATACAACCACAAG GCTGACATATGGAGTTTCGGATGCTGTGCTTATGAGATGACCGCAATGCGCAGAGCCTTCAATAAACCTGCATTGTTTCATAATGTACAAGATATTCAGAATGGAAAG TTGCCAGAGTTTCCAAGTGGCTATACTTCATCATTGGAAGAGCTAGTGTTCTCTATGATGAGGACTGATCCAAAACAGCGCCCCAGTGCCAGCAAGTTGTTAAAGGACAGATTACTACAG GATGCTACAAGTTGGAAGATACAAGATGTGGTGGTTTTGTCTGAAATGGAGACAAAAGGAAAACCAAATAAATCAGCGAGATTACGGCGGAGGAAGGGAGTCGCTCAAGGAAAATATGCCAAACCTGAAATTCGAATGTCAATGTCTTGGAAAGATGTAAAGATGGAGATTGACAAGCATGAACAGGAGATGCTCAGTAATGTTATAGATAAACTAGCTCAGGTCACACTGAGAAACAATGCCAGTGAATGTGATGATGATACAATGAGAGTAAATGAAAGTGAGGAAAATGATGGAACTATGAGGGTCAATCGGACTGGTACCAGTGATTACGACAACACAATGAAAGTCATTCAAAGAGATACAGGTGGTTACGATGATACAATGAGAGTCAATCGGACATATACAGGTGATTACGATGATACAATGAGAGTCAATCGGACATATACAGGTGATTACGACGATACAATGAGAGTCAAACAGACATATACAGGTGATAACAATGATACAATGAGAGTCAATGATACTGGTACTTGGGGTTATGATGAAACCCTGCAAGAAAATGAAAGTAATGATTATGGAGATACGTTTGTTACAGCACGCTCAGGAAATGACACAATGAAAACTTATTTAAGTGATGACACTGAGGAATATTATGATGCATCACAAAGTTTAACATCCGCTGTAGCGACAGAATTGGAAACTCTTTTACATACAAGTCCTGAATCTTTATCCTCACTGAAAATAAACATGGTGTCGAAGGATTCACTAGAATCACAGGGACCTGGTGGCAATACTTTGAAAGGTGTAGAAGACAAAGTGTTAGCTAGTTTAGATGATACCATAGACTTCTCTAGAAATCCTATAGCAGCGGCCAGATCTGTTGTGGAAGGATTTAAGAGGAACCTTACTCCGTTTGATGGTGTTGATGAAACAGAGGCAgcaccagtacag ACACAGACGACCAGTCCTGAGAGGGGTAAGAAGAAGAGAAAGAAAGCAGGTTTCCTGGCCAAGAAAGTTG AGAGGAAGAAAAGCGAGACAACCTCCCCTGTTGGTAGTTTGACGTTTTCAGACTTGGAG AAATATACACCACCTGTTGACCTTGTGACCTTGTACACACATGCTCAGAAAGCCACGTACAAGAATGTCAAAGAAGGCGTTGACACCCCGGTACCTGATACAGTTCCAAAagaggaagaggaggaggaaCCTGTCGTAATGAG ACCCAAGCGTGCACGTTCTCGTCGCTCCGGTTATGTTCCTTTTGATCGAAGAAAGACAACAGATTCCATCAGAGGCATTCTGG CCATTATGAGTGTACCCGAGAATAAGGACATCTGTAATGACCCAGCTGCAATGCTTCGAGG GGAAATCATAAATGACCTGGGAAAGGATGTTCTGGATAAGTGTTTAGATCTCATGTCAAGTATTCAGGATGACAACATTCTACAG GTGGTGTTACAAGATTTGATTGGCCCTAGGAAATACGAGGAATACAAAATGCATTTGTTCCTGCTGAGGATGTTTGAATTAAATTCCATAGCTTCATATTAA
- the LOC117331545 gene encoding STE20-like serine/threonine-protein kinase isoform X3 yields the protein MDDQCAIQYERSLGKGAYGSVFLIRNELNDERYALKRIDFQGNEEECVQARREAEILSKLNHVNVLKYIESFEDEDTLNIVTEFCEGGDLEDYLRERKGRQLAEQHIILWIHQVISGLQYIHEKKILHRDLKTKNLFLTECLNIKVGDLGIAKVLEGEAAKAMTFVGTLTYMSPEQFQHQPYNHKADIWSFGCCAYEMTAMRRAFNKPALFHNVQDIQNGKLPEFPSGYTSSLEELVFSMMRTDPKQRPSASKLLKDRLLQDATSWKIQDVVVLSEMETKGKPNKSARLRRRKGVAQGKYAKPEIRMSMSWKDVKMEIDKHEQEMLSNVIDKLAQVTLRNNASECDDDTMRVNESEENDGTMRVNRTGTSDYDNTMKVIQRDTGGYDDTMRVNRTYTGDYDDTMRVNRTYTGDYDDTMRVKQTYTGDNNDTMRVNDTGTWGYDETLQENESNDYGDTFVTARSGNDTMKTYLSDDTEEYYDASQSLTSAVATELETLLHTSPESLSSLKINMVSKDSLESQGPGGNTLKGVEDKVLASLDDTIDFSRNPIAAARSVVEGFKRNLTPFDGVDETEAAPVQTQTTSPERGKKKRKKAGFLAKKVERKKSETTSPVGSLTFSDLEKATYKNVKEGVDTPVPDTVPKEEEEEEPVVMRPKRARSRRSGYVPFDRRKTTDSIRGILAIMSVPENKDICNDPAAMLRGEIINDLGKDVLDKCLDLMSSIQDDNILQVVLQDLIGPRKYEEYKMHLFLLRMFELNSIASY from the exons ATGGATGACCAATGTGCAATCCAATATGAAAGATCACTGGGGAAAGGAGCGTATGGATCTGTATTTCTCATCAGGAACGAACTTAACGATGAACGG TATGCACTGAAAAGGATAGACTTCCAAGGTAATGAAGAAGAATGTGTACAAGCAAGAAGGGAGGCAGAGATTTTATCCAAACTGAATCATGTGAACGTTCTCAAGTACATTGAGTCTTTTGAAGATGAGGATACACTCAACATTGTTACGGAGTTTTGTGAAGGGGGAGACTTGGAGGACTACTTACGAGAAaggaaggggagacaacttgCAGAACAACACATCATTTTGTGGATTCACCAGGTTATATCTGGGCTACAG TACATTCATGAGAAAAAAATTTTGCACAGAGATTTAAAGACCAAAAATCTGTTCTTGACAGAATGTCTGAATATCAAAGTTGGAGATTTGGGTATTGCAAA AGTTTTGGAAGGTGAGGCAGCAAAGGCAATGACATTTGTGGGAACTCTGACCTATATGAGTCCTGAGCAGTTCCAGCATCAACCATACAACCACAAG GCTGACATATGGAGTTTCGGATGCTGTGCTTATGAGATGACCGCAATGCGCAGAGCCTTCAATAAACCTGCATTGTTTCATAATGTACAAGATATTCAGAATGGAAAG TTGCCAGAGTTTCCAAGTGGCTATACTTCATCATTGGAAGAGCTAGTGTTCTCTATGATGAGGACTGATCCAAAACAGCGCCCCAGTGCCAGCAAGTTGTTAAAGGACAGATTACTACAG GATGCTACAAGTTGGAAGATACAAGATGTGGTGGTTTTGTCTGAAATGGAGACAAAAGGAAAACCAAATAAATCAGCGAGATTACGGCGGAGGAAGGGAGTCGCTCAAGGAAAATATGCCAAACCTGAAATTCGAATGTCAATGTCTTGGAAAGATGTAAAGATGGAGATTGACAAGCATGAACAGGAGATGCTCAGTAATGTTATAGATAAACTAGCTCAGGTCACACTGAGAAACAATGCCAGTGAATGTGATGATGATACAATGAGAGTAAATGAAAGTGAGGAAAATGATGGAACTATGAGGGTCAATCGGACTGGTACCAGTGATTACGACAACACAATGAAAGTCATTCAAAGAGATACAGGTGGTTACGATGATACAATGAGAGTCAATCGGACATATACAGGTGATTACGATGATACAATGAGAGTCAATCGGACATATACAGGTGATTACGACGATACAATGAGAGTCAAACAGACATATACAGGTGATAACAATGATACAATGAGAGTCAATGATACTGGTACTTGGGGTTATGATGAAACCCTGCAAGAAAATGAAAGTAATGATTATGGAGATACGTTTGTTACAGCACGCTCAGGAAATGACACAATGAAAACTTATTTAAGTGATGACACTGAGGAATATTATGATGCATCACAAAGTTTAACATCCGCTGTAGCGACAGAATTGGAAACTCTTTTACATACAAGTCCTGAATCTTTATCCTCACTGAAAATAAACATGGTGTCGAAGGATTCACTAGAATCACAGGGACCTGGTGGCAATACTTTGAAAGGTGTAGAAGACAAAGTGTTAGCTAGTTTAGATGATACCATAGACTTCTCTAGAAATCCTATAGCAGCGGCCAGATCTGTTGTGGAAGGATTTAAGAGGAACCTTACTCCGTTTGATGGTGTTGATGAAACAGAGGCAgcaccagtacag ACACAGACGACCAGTCCTGAGAGGGGTAAGAAGAAGAGAAAGAAAGCAGGTTTCCTGGCCAAGAAAGTTG AGAGGAAGAAAAGCGAGACAACCTCCCCTGTTGGTAGTTTGACGTTTTCAGACTTGGAG AAAGCCACGTACAAGAATGTCAAAGAAGGCGTTGACACCCCGGTACCTGATACAGTTCCAAAagaggaagaggaggaggaaCCTGTCGTAATGAG ACCCAAGCGTGCACGTTCTCGTCGCTCCGGTTATGTTCCTTTTGATCGAAGAAAGACAACAGATTCCATCAGAGGCATTCTGG CCATTATGAGTGTACCCGAGAATAAGGACATCTGTAATGACCCAGCTGCAATGCTTCGAGG GGAAATCATAAATGACCTGGGAAAGGATGTTCTGGATAAGTGTTTAGATCTCATGTCAAGTATTCAGGATGACAACATTCTACAG GTGGTGTTACAAGATTTGATTGGCCCTAGGAAATACGAGGAATACAAAATGCATTTGTTCCTGCTGAGGATGTTTGAATTAAATTCCATAGCTTCATATTAA